Part of the Xiphophorus couchianus chromosome 8, X_couchianus-1.0, whole genome shotgun sequence genome is shown below.
ATATCTCTTTATCAGCTTTGGACAGTTAGAGATgggactttttttctcatttgtcttTGCAAAAGTAGTTCAATCTCAGCTTGAACATCTATGAATTACACTTGCTATAGAGTTTCaatggactttgactaggtcattctaacTCATGAACACCCTTTGCTCTGTACTATTCCTTTGTGGTTCTGCAGCGGTTTTTTGCCACGCAGAGTATTTTTTCATAGGTGAGAACTATGAGAACTATTTCAGCAAAGCCTTTACAAAACGTATTTGGTAGTTCACAGGTatctaatctaaaaatgtaatatgtacttaaaaaaacaaaagggtaGTTTTGAAACTACTATTAAAAACTCAGACATATGATTGTTCATTTAACACATCAATGCAGATGTGTTGCTGCAGGGAGGAGGGAAgcagtaaaaacatatttttaaacccCATAAAGCACCAAATGAAAAGAACAATCATTGTTGACAACTAGTTCTGTGAAGGCCATGCTGTtcctttaagaaaatgtatctaTATTGTTAGAAACTATTTTATCTTACTGTGAACAGACGCAGATGGAAATAACGAGGATCATCAAGAGCAGAAGCACTGCAATGGCGCAGCCTATTATGATTTGTCCTCTGCCACCTATTTGCCAGTCCAACGTCACATATTCACACCTGGCGCCGTTGTAATTGTTGTGACACCTtagacaaggaaaaaaaaacgtttaaatgattaattttgttttattttattttggcatgAAACCTTTCTACTGTTAACTATTCATAAggttttaaggttttaaatatatatattatctgACCACATATTTGTGAtgaaatttccatgtttgttGTTCTGAATTCTCAACAAAGCTAAACTTCATTGTCTaatcttttttacatttatgtttacTAATATTTTCTAGAACTATTTCTCACCTGCAGGATGGTGCCTTTTGTTCCTTAATGTAACGACACTCTCCATGGATACAGTAATGAAGCAGCTCCTTAGGACATTCTGAGTAGTGACCATTCGATTGTTCTGTGTCTTTTTCTGTTGGAGAAATGAAATTATATGACCTCTTAGTAAATTTATTGTTCTAGTTGTTACCAAAACAAATTCTCCAACCTACTAATGAAATAGAAATTATCCTAAAAGGACTGTATATGTAGTTTACCAGTCACAAATTGCTCATACTTGATTTCAACTCTCATCTGCATTAGCAATGTTTTTAAGCACTTTTAAATGCcatttataagattttttttttttaacttggttAAAATGACTGTTAAAACTTTTCAGTTAAGTACATGACACTTGTATTAAAATGGAACCTGTATTTTGTTGAAGATACTATACAAAACCTGAGATTTACAAACAGAAGGGTTTAAGCCTCTGCAATGACCCTTaaacttttaccaaaaactaATGTAGAAACAAATAATGTTTCTGAATATAGCTATAACAACAAATGTAGGATCAATTTACTTGATCTGACATTAAATGTATTATATATCCATATTTTTTGATTTATAGATATTCAGCCACTGACACATCATTTTTAGATTCATTTTGTAACACATTTGACAAAACTATATCTAGTTCATGATCTTGTGCTCCATGATTAAGTAAGCTTGTGAAGCCAGTGTAGGTGACAAGCTTCTAGCTTTCCTTTTTAGTGTAAGATCAGGAAAATACTTTCATTGTTAAAGTAACTACCACAAcactgaaccatttgaaagttTCAGCATGCGGATTGCTTTtgcagaaatgtacaaatattta
Proteins encoded:
- the btc gene encoding probetacellulin isoform X5, producing the protein MAKLHKLYVVLLTALALWKRCLAEWNATDGSSNQTTSVCRDNCTEKDTEQSNGHYSECPKELLHYCIHGECRYIKEQKAPSCRCHNNYNGARCEYVTLDWQIGGRGQIIIGCAIAVLLLLMILVISICVCSHCRCRMWGQNRRQTERRNGTEKRSMLSPPESTELTRIDSV
- the btc gene encoding probetacellulin isoform X4 — translated: MAKLHKLYVVLLTALALWKRCLAEWNATDGSSNQTTSVCRDNCTAEKDTEQSNGHYSECPKELLHYCIHGECRYIKEQKAPSCRCHNNYNGARCEYVTLDWQIGGRGQIIIGCAIAVLLLLMILVISICVCSHCRCRMWGQNRRQTERRNGTEKRSMLSPPESTELTRIDSV